In Sphingopyxis sp. CCNWLW2, a single window of DNA contains:
- a CDS encoding 2OG-Fe(II) oxygenase, which produces MARAGDDRDVDALMQLAVLDLTGSHGAPRNLCRAREWLRRAVEIGHVDGALMEVALVANGSGQAHPDWAGALALLRTAARGDPVAAEQLALVERMTLDGEGRPAVLPRDEPLSDVPHVVRYPALLSPEECARIAAVAGPMLEPSAIVDPSTGAVRPHPVRTAMAAVIGPANEGLVIRAINHRLAAITGTATEQGEPLSVMRYDISQQYRMHIDALSGTNNQRIKTAIIYLNHGYEGGETLFEYGPKIAGRQGDVIVFDNVKSDGSPDPASRHAGLPVARGVKWIATRWIREARYDPWTYRPGV; this is translated from the coding sequence TTGGCGCGCGCCGGAGACGACCGCGACGTCGACGCGCTGATGCAGCTGGCGGTTCTCGATCTTACAGGGAGCCATGGCGCGCCCCGAAACCTGTGCCGGGCGCGCGAATGGCTGCGGCGCGCAGTCGAAATCGGTCATGTCGACGGTGCGTTGATGGAAGTCGCGCTGGTCGCAAACGGATCGGGCCAGGCGCATCCCGACTGGGCTGGCGCGTTAGCCTTGTTGAGAACGGCGGCGCGAGGCGATCCGGTCGCCGCTGAGCAGCTTGCGCTGGTCGAGCGCATGACGCTCGACGGCGAAGGCCGACCTGCGGTGCTCCCGCGCGACGAACCGCTTTCCGACGTCCCCCATGTCGTCCGCTATCCTGCGCTGCTCTCGCCCGAGGAATGCGCGCGCATCGCGGCGGTAGCCGGACCGATGCTGGAACCGTCCGCGATCGTCGATCCATCCACCGGCGCGGTCCGCCCACATCCTGTGCGGACCGCGATGGCGGCCGTGATCGGACCCGCAAACGAAGGCCTTGTCATTCGTGCGATCAATCACCGTCTTGCCGCAATCACCGGCACCGCCACCGAACAGGGCGAACCGCTGTCGGTCATGCGTTATGACATCTCGCAACAATACCGGATGCATATCGACGCGCTGTCGGGCACGAACAATCAGCGGATCAAAACCGCGATCATCTATCTGAACCATGGCTATGAAGGCGGCGAAACTTTGTTCGAGTATGGCCCGAAAATCGCGGGGCGGCAGGGCGACGTCATCGTCTTCGACAATGTCAAAAGCGATGGATCGCCCGATCCGGCATCGCGGCACGCGGGCCTGCCCGTCGCTCGGGGCGTCAAGTGGATCGCGACGCGGTGGATCCGTGAGGCTCGTTATGATCCGTGGACTTATCGTCCGGGAGTCTAG
- the alr gene encoding alanine racemase: MIEVPSPLRLRLDSHALVANWRWLAAQSGGAACGAAIKADGYSLGARAVMQHLTAAGCRDFFVATWAEAAALMPLAEGVSLSVLHGVGASDMVAARTLAVRPVLNSVEQVARWREAGEGRPCDVMVDTGMNRLGLSVDEALGGALDGLSIETLLSHLASADEDSDQNARQLAAFQAIRQVIPARRYSLANSAGICLGTDYAFELTRPGIALYGGTPRGEAQGHIRQVAFPETRVLQLRTVRKGETVGYGATWTAPRDSRIAVANMGYADGYLRCHAGAGGGATWQARALPLIGRVSMDLIAFDASDVGVVGEGDWLSLDYDLPSAAARSGLSQYELLTGLGVRFARVWS, translated from the coding sequence ATGATCGAAGTCCCGTCGCCGCTCCGTCTCCGTCTCGACAGCCACGCCCTCGTCGCCAACTGGCGCTGGCTCGCCGCCCAGAGCGGCGGCGCGGCGTGCGGCGCCGCGATCAAGGCCGACGGCTACAGCCTTGGCGCGCGGGCGGTAATGCAGCATCTCACCGCCGCGGGCTGCCGCGATTTTTTCGTCGCGACCTGGGCCGAGGCCGCCGCACTGATGCCCTTGGCCGAAGGCGTCTCATTGTCGGTGCTGCACGGTGTCGGCGCAAGCGATATGGTGGCGGCGCGCACCCTCGCGGTACGCCCCGTGCTGAACAGCGTCGAACAGGTCGCGCGCTGGCGCGAAGCGGGCGAGGGGCGGCCGTGCGATGTGATGGTCGATACCGGGATGAACCGCCTCGGCCTCAGCGTCGACGAAGCCCTGGGCGGTGCGCTCGACGGGCTTTCGATCGAAACTCTGCTCAGCCACCTCGCGTCGGCCGACGAGGACAGCGACCAGAATGCGCGGCAACTCGCGGCGTTTCAGGCGATCCGGCAGGTCATTCCCGCGCGGCGATACAGCCTCGCCAACAGCGCGGGCATCTGCCTTGGCACCGACTATGCGTTCGAGCTGACGCGCCCCGGCATCGCGCTTTACGGCGGAACGCCGCGCGGCGAAGCGCAGGGCCATATTCGCCAGGTCGCCTTTCCCGAGACGCGCGTGCTGCAGCTGCGCACGGTGCGCAAGGGCGAAACAGTGGGATATGGTGCAACCTGGACCGCACCGCGCGATAGCCGGATCGCGGTTGCCAATATGGGCTACGCCGACGGCTATCTTCGTTGTCACGCCGGGGCAGGTGGCGGTGCGACGTGGCAGGCGCGCGCGCTGCCGCTGATCGGCCGCGTTTCGATGGACCTCATCGCCTTTGACGCGAGCGACGTCGGCGTGGTCGGCGAGGGTGACTGGCTCAGCCTCGACTATGACCTGCCCTCGGCGGCTGCGCGCAGCGGGTTATCGCAATATGAGTTGCTGACGGGGCTCGGTGTGCGGTTCGCGCGGGTGTGGAGCTAG
- a CDS encoding MFS transporter yields the protein MTESAAAGPGAVYEPTAKDIRMVIAASSAGTVFEWYDFFIYGTLAAIIGKAFFPSDNATLETLLVWAGFAVGFGFRPLGAVLFGFLGDRLGRKYTFLVTVTLMGIATAGVGMIPSAATIGIAAPIIVILLRVLQGLALGGEYGGAAVYVAEHSPPGKRGFYTSFIQASVVGGFVLSLIVVLGCKALMPDAIWESWGWRVPFLLSIILLAISLWMRLKLSESPVFQAMKAEGELAKNPLKESFTYPGNPRRIFIALFGIAAGLTVIWYTAMFSGLSFLKGPMKVEDTAAEIIVGCAAAVGMGFFIWAGRLSDRIGRKKPIVWGYAATLVLLFPIFWWMGSVANPALSAAAERAPVTVTGSQCSFDPFAQKQGTACGRTLGELTKLGVPYTITQTDSGFDSVKIRIGDREVASEDPALLQPALEAMGYDFAKQIPSIGSIAIIFLALLGLSALSGFTYGPVAALLSEMFPPHVRYSSLSIPYHLGTGYFGGFLPLIASFIIAKTGNAYAGLWYTWGVVLVAFLVTAFMLKDPVEGQWDKPAAR from the coding sequence ATGACCGAAAGTGCCGCCGCCGGACCCGGCGCCGTTTACGAACCGACCGCGAAAGACATCCGCATGGTCATCGCCGCCTCGTCGGCGGGCACGGTGTTCGAATGGTATGATTTCTTCATCTACGGCACGCTCGCGGCGATCATCGGCAAGGCCTTTTTCCCCAGCGACAATGCGACGCTCGAAACGCTGCTCGTCTGGGCGGGGTTCGCGGTCGGCTTCGGTTTCCGTCCGTTGGGCGCGGTCCTCTTCGGTTTCCTCGGCGACCGCCTGGGGCGAAAATATACCTTCCTCGTCACCGTCACCTTGATGGGCATTGCCACGGCAGGCGTCGGGATGATCCCATCGGCCGCCACCATCGGCATCGCCGCACCGATCATCGTCATCCTGCTTCGCGTGCTGCAAGGGCTGGCGCTCGGCGGCGAATATGGCGGTGCGGCGGTCTATGTCGCCGAACATTCGCCGCCCGGAAAGCGCGGTTTCTATACCAGCTTCATCCAGGCGAGCGTCGTCGGCGGGTTCGTGCTCAGCTTGATCGTCGTGCTCGGGTGCAAGGCGCTGATGCCCGACGCCATCTGGGAAAGCTGGGGCTGGCGCGTGCCTTTCCTGCTCTCGATCATCCTGCTCGCCATTTCGCTCTGGATGCGCCTCAAGCTCTCCGAAAGCCCAGTGTTTCAGGCGATGAAGGCGGAAGGCGAGCTGGCGAAAAATCCGCTCAAGGAAAGCTTCACCTATCCCGGCAACCCGCGCCGCATCTTCATAGCCTTGTTCGGCATCGCCGCTGGCCTGACCGTCATCTGGTACACCGCGATGTTCTCGGGCCTGTCGTTCCTCAAGGGGCCGATGAAGGTCGAGGATACCGCCGCCGAAATCATCGTCGGTTGCGCCGCCGCGGTCGGCATGGGTTTCTTCATTTGGGCGGGGCGCCTCTCGGACCGCATCGGGCGCAAGAAGCCGATCGTATGGGGCTATGCCGCGACGCTCGTGCTGCTGTTCCCGATCTTCTGGTGGATGGGCAGCGTCGCGAACCCGGCGCTGTCCGCCGCCGCCGAACGCGCACCGGTGACCGTCACCGGGTCGCAGTGCAGCTTCGACCCCTTTGCGCAAAAGCAGGGAACCGCATGCGGCCGCACGCTTGGCGAACTCACCAAGCTCGGCGTCCCTTACACAATCACCCAGACCGATAGCGGCTTCGACAGCGTCAAGATTCGCATCGGCGACCGCGAGGTCGCGAGCGAGGATCCCGCGCTGCTGCAGCCCGCGCTCGAGGCAATGGGTTATGATTTCGCCAAGCAAATCCCGAGCATCGGAAGCATCGCGATTATCTTCCTCGCCTTGCTCGGCCTCAGCGCGCTGTCGGGCTTCACCTACGGCCCCGTCGCGGCGCTGCTCTCAGAAATGTTCCCGCCGCACGTCCGCTATTCGTCGCTGTCGATCCCATATCATCTCGGCACCGGCTATTTCGGCGGTTTCCTGCCACTGATCGCGAGCTTCATCATCGCGAAGACCGGCAATGCCTATGCCGGGCTGTGGTACACTTGGGGCGTCGTCCTCGTCGCTTTCCTCGTCACCGCCTTCATGCTCAAGGACCCCGTCGAAGGGCAGTGGGACAAGCCGGCGGCCCGCTGA
- the phaR gene encoding polyhydroxyalkanoate synthesis repressor PhaR: MAKSRAGATEDDVVTIKKYANRRLYDTERSCYITLEDLGTMVRDGRDFRVVDAKSGDDITHNVLTQIIMDEETRGETLLPVNFLRHLIGMYGDKMQSMVPQYLEASMTAFRKNQQDVRSALEGALGSNPLAELTRRNMEMFQQAAGAFMPGAGGSKTKDAEIAALKAEVAELKAALAKKN; the protein is encoded by the coding sequence ATGGCGAAGTCCAGGGCGGGGGCGACGGAAGATGACGTCGTCACGATCAAGAAATACGCCAACCGGCGGCTCTACGATACCGAGCGCAGCTGCTACATCACGCTGGAGGATCTGGGCACGATGGTCCGCGACGGCCGCGATTTCCGCGTCGTCGATGCCAAAAGCGGCGACGACATCACGCACAATGTCTTGACGCAAATCATCATGGACGAGGAAACGCGCGGCGAAACGCTGCTCCCGGTCAATTTCCTGCGCCACCTGATCGGCATGTACGGCGACAAGATGCAGTCGATGGTGCCGCAATATCTCGAAGCCTCGATGACCGCGTTCCGCAAGAACCAGCAGGACGTCCGCTCGGCGCTCGAAGGCGCTTTGGGATCGAATCCGCTCGCCGAGCTGACGCGCCGCAATATGGAGATGTTCCAGCAGGCGGCGGGGGCGTTCATGCCAGGCGCCGGCGGCAGCAAGACCAAGGATGCCGAGATCGCTGCGCTCAAGGCCGAAGTCGCCGAACTCAAGGCGGCACTCGCCAAAAAGAATTAA
- a CDS encoding acetyl/propionyl/methylcrotonyl-CoA carboxylase subunit alpha: MFKKILIANRGEIACRVIKTARRMGIATVAVYSDADARAPFVQMADEAVHIGPSPASESYLIADKIVAACKATGAEAVHPGYGFLSERTSFAEALAKENIAFIGPPVNAIAAMGDKIESKKLAKEAGVNVVPGFVGEIRDTEHAVEISNEISYPVMMKASAGGGGKGMRLAYDEKDVREGFEATKREGLNSFGDDRVFIEKFILNPRHIEIQILGDQHGNVLYLNERECSIQRRHQKVVEEAPSPFVTEKMRKAMGEQCVALSKAVGYYSAGTVELIVSGADPTGESFYFLEMNTRLQVEHPVTEAITGIDLVEQMIRVAAGEKLDMTQDDIRIDGWAIENRVYAEDPYRGFLPSTGRLVRYRTPVPAWDGDERGVDGVRVDAGVEEGGEVSIFYDPMIAKLVTWGATRDEAADLQIAALDRFELEGLGHNIDFVSAIMQHPRFRSGELTTGFIAEEYPEGFHGAPTDATITRALAAIAGFMASAEADRARRTDGQLGDRLEPPAKWQVSIDGTPHKVKIGEKHIKVEGDRIDIALEYTPGDRLVVAEIDDRELAVKVAKTRTGWKMTTRGHIHDVRVLPWHIAALSSHMIEKIPPDLSKFLICPMPGLLVTLHVGEGDKVEAGQPLATVEAMKMENILRAEKAGTVKSVNAAQGDSLAVDAVILEME, encoded by the coding sequence ATGTTCAAGAAAATCCTGATCGCCAACCGCGGTGAAATCGCCTGCCGCGTCATCAAGACCGCGCGCCGCATGGGGATCGCGACCGTGGCCGTCTATTCGGACGCCGATGCGCGCGCCCCCTTTGTGCAGATGGCCGATGAAGCCGTGCATATCGGGCCGTCGCCCGCGTCCGAATCATACCTGATCGCCGACAAGATCGTCGCCGCGTGCAAGGCGACGGGCGCCGAGGCCGTACATCCGGGCTATGGCTTCCTCTCCGAACGCACCAGCTTCGCCGAGGCGCTCGCCAAGGAAAATATCGCCTTCATCGGCCCGCCGGTGAACGCGATCGCCGCGATGGGCGACAAGATCGAGTCGAAGAAGCTCGCGAAGGAAGCGGGCGTCAACGTCGTCCCCGGCTTCGTCGGCGAGATCCGCGACACCGAGCATGCGGTCGAGATTTCGAACGAGATCAGCTACCCGGTGATGATGAAGGCGTCCGCCGGCGGCGGCGGCAAGGGCATGCGCCTCGCCTATGACGAAAAGGACGTCCGCGAAGGCTTCGAGGCGACCAAGCGCGAAGGGCTCAACAGCTTTGGCGACGACCGCGTCTTCATCGAGAAATTCATCCTCAACCCGCGCCACATCGAGATCCAGATCCTCGGCGACCAGCACGGTAACGTCCTCTATCTTAACGAGCGCGAATGCAGCATCCAGCGCCGCCACCAGAAGGTGGTCGAGGAAGCGCCGTCGCCGTTCGTCACCGAGAAGATGCGCAAGGCGATGGGCGAGCAGTGCGTCGCGCTGTCGAAGGCCGTCGGCTACTACAGCGCTGGCACGGTCGAACTGATCGTGTCGGGCGCCGACCCGACGGGCGAAAGCTTCTACTTCCTCGAAATGAACACGCGGCTTCAGGTCGAGCACCCGGTGACCGAGGCGATCACCGGCATCGACCTCGTCGAGCAGATGATCCGCGTCGCCGCGGGCGAGAAGCTCGATATGACGCAGGACGACATCAGGATCGATGGCTGGGCGATCGAAAACCGCGTCTATGCCGAGGACCCGTACCGCGGCTTCCTGCCCTCGACCGGGCGGCTCGTGCGCTACCGCACCCCCGTTCCGGCGTGGGACGGCGACGAGCGCGGCGTCGATGGCGTGCGCGTCGATGCGGGCGTCGAGGAGGGCGGCGAGGTGTCGATCTTCTACGACCCGATGATCGCCAAGCTCGTGACGTGGGGCGCGACGCGCGACGAAGCCGCCGACCTGCAGATCGCGGCGCTCGACCGTTTCGAGCTCGAAGGGCTTGGCCACAACATCGATTTCGTCTCGGCGATCATGCAGCACCCGCGCTTCCGCTCGGGCGAACTGACGACCGGCTTCATCGCGGAGGAATATCCGGAAGGCTTCCACGGCGCGCCGACCGACGCGACGATCACACGCGCGCTCGCCGCGATCGCGGGCTTCATGGCGAGCGCCGAGGCCGATCGCGCCCGCCGCACCGATGGCCAGCTCGGCGACCGGCTGGAACCGCCCGCCAAATGGCAGGTCTCGATCGACGGCACGCCGCACAAGGTCAAGATCGGCGAGAAGCATATCAAGGTCGAGGGCGACCGGATCGACATCGCGCTCGAATATACGCCGGGCGACCGGCTCGTCGTTGCCGAGATCGACGATAGGGAACTCGCGGTAAAGGTCGCGAAGACCCGCACCGGCTGGAAGATGACGACGCGCGGGCATATCCATGATGTGCGTGTGCTGCCGTGGCATATCGCGGCGCTGTCGTCGCACATGATCGAGAAGATCCCGCCCGATCTTTCGAAATTCCTTATCTGCCCGATGCCCGGTCTGCTCGTCACGCTGCACGTTGGCGAAGGCGACAAGGTCGAGGCGGGCCAGCCGCTCGCGACGGTCGAGGCGATGAAGATGGAAAACATCCTCCGCGCCGAAAAAGCGGGGACGGTGAAGAGCGTCAACGCCGCGCAGGGCGACAGCCTTGCGGTCGACGCGGTGATTTTGGAGATGGAATAG
- a CDS encoding tRNA-binding protein: protein MHLNHDNDTPAATPISFDDFLRVDIRIGTIVEAEPFPQARKPAFKLKIDFGPAIGVKKSSAQIVDRYALEELAGRQVAAVVNFPPRQIGKYMSEVLTLGFADEEGAVILFAPDRAVPDGSRLF from the coding sequence ATGCATCTCAATCACGACAACGACACGCCCGCAGCCACCCCCATCAGCTTTGACGATTTCCTTCGCGTCGACATCCGCATCGGCACGATCGTCGAGGCCGAGCCCTTTCCCCAGGCGCGCAAGCCCGCGTTCAAGCTGAAGATCGATTTCGGACCCGCAATCGGGGTGAAGAAAAGCAGCGCGCAGATCGTCGATCGCTATGCGCTGGAAGAGCTTGCGGGGCGGCAGGTCGCCGCCGTCGTCAACTTCCCGCCGCGCCAGATCGGCAAATATATGTCCGAAGTGCTGACGCTCGGCTTCGCCGATGAGGAAGGCGCGGTGATTTTGTTCGCGCCCGACCGCGCGGTGCCGGATGGCTCGCGCCTCTTCTGA
- a CDS encoding TonB-dependent receptor domain-containing protein, giving the protein MKKTSLLVQGSALTLALFSAMPAMAQEVAPADDTAEAADEGTIVVTGSRIRSPNLESAVPVTAISGEQFFETGQISVGDVLNELPALRSTFSQSNAGRFLGTVGLNLLDLRGLGTERTLVLVNGRRHVAGDPLASGVSVDVNTIPSDLVERVDIVTGGSSAVYGSDAIAGVVNFILKKDFEGARLRAQGGLSKYGDAGSYVVAGMIGKNFADGRGNVVLHGEYAHQDLVYGAQRPHILRNDAFVQVDSDPGGTPNGSDGNPDRVFFRDIRGSTISSAGMFSFVNRVANPRCGLGTNPGSSQQAYNCNFLVTDDGRTLTPQTGTRAGFGPNGAFIGGNGPSNREENLMVLYPNYNRYSANLLAHYTISDALEPFVEVKYTKTRAQGRSSGPAFVQGSSIDADRERIRLDNPFLTPQMRTLITDQILASGVNPNLTTPTALTAANLAAIAAGTFRVAYRKNFTDLGVRNEDSDRRTFRAVAGLRGTFNEDWQYEVSANYGEFKEDTKVLGNINVQRFLLAMDAGLDPVTNTIRCRSQFAPRPGGGDGIGGDFADAQLAADIAACVPLNPFGRGDVSGARDYIVQDTISRAKQTQFILSAFVSGDSSQWFELPGGPVGFAFGGEYRREKLKFQADPLVENGMTFYNALPTFSAPAFEVKELFGELRLPLLADVPLVRELTVTAAGRVADYKGTTGTVFAYNVGTEWKPIEDLRLRVNYARSVRAPNLVETGSSVGQNFAPGFQDPCRPANIGAGSATREANCRAELGANFAGFDLPAYSLETLSGGNELLKQEKSNSWTIGGVYQPSFAPGLSLTVDYYSIKVDDVITSPTAQQIVNACYDAVDLNNQFCDLFDRHAGPGQGPEDEDPGQILDGTLLVIPLNYAALKVRGIDTEIAYRHNFEGFGTISAKLNYTHVLQNDTFLNPSDAGRADRLLYELGDPRDEFKFDLNVKSGQVSVGYQLRYIGKMVLNQYEDIFSVQGRAPQDADYADSQWYPSVVYHDARIGWDFKENSQFYLGVDNFMNKKPPFGLTGIGAGSGIYDVRGRFFYAGVTAKF; this is encoded by the coding sequence ATGAAGAAGACTAGCCTGCTAGTTCAGGGCTCCGCTCTGACTCTTGCTTTGTTCAGCGCAATGCCCGCGATGGCTCAGGAGGTTGCTCCTGCAGACGATACGGCGGAAGCGGCGGACGAAGGAACGATCGTCGTCACTGGCTCGCGCATTCGCAGCCCTAACCTTGAATCGGCCGTTCCCGTTACGGCAATTTCGGGTGAGCAGTTTTTCGAGACCGGCCAGATCTCCGTCGGTGACGTGCTGAACGAGCTTCCCGCCCTGCGCAGCACGTTCAGCCAGTCGAACGCCGGTCGCTTCCTTGGCACCGTCGGCCTGAACCTTCTCGACCTTCGCGGCCTCGGCACCGAGCGCACGCTCGTGCTGGTGAACGGCCGCCGCCATGTTGCCGGCGATCCGCTCGCCAGCGGCGTGTCGGTCGACGTGAACACCATTCCTTCGGATCTGGTCGAGCGTGTCGACATCGTGACGGGCGGCAGTTCGGCCGTTTATGGTTCGGACGCGATCGCGGGTGTCGTCAACTTCATCCTGAAAAAGGACTTTGAAGGCGCCCGTCTGCGTGCGCAGGGCGGCCTCAGCAAATATGGCGATGCCGGTTCGTACGTCGTCGCCGGCATGATCGGCAAGAATTTCGCCGACGGCCGCGGCAACGTCGTGCTGCACGGCGAATATGCGCATCAGGATCTCGTGTATGGCGCGCAGCGTCCGCATATCCTGCGCAACGACGCCTTTGTCCAGGTCGACTCGGATCCGGGTGGCACGCCGAACGGCAGCGACGGCAATCCCGACCGCGTCTTCTTCCGCGACATCCGCGGCTCGACCATCTCGAGCGCCGGCATGTTCTCGTTCGTCAACCGTGTCGCAAACCCGCGCTGCGGCCTCGGCACCAACCCGGGATCGTCGCAACAGGCGTATAACTGTAACTTCCTCGTGACCGACGACGGGCGCACGCTGACGCCGCAGACCGGCACGCGTGCGGGTTTCGGCCCGAACGGCGCGTTCATCGGTGGCAATGGCCCGAGCAACCGCGAAGAGAATCTGATGGTTCTCTATCCGAACTACAACCGGTACAGCGCCAATCTGCTTGCTCACTATACGATCTCGGACGCGCTCGAACCGTTCGTCGAAGTGAAATACACCAAGACGCGCGCACAGGGTCGCTCCAGTGGTCCGGCCTTCGTCCAGGGTAGCTCGATCGACGCCGACCGCGAGCGTATCCGTCTCGACAACCCGTTCCTGACGCCGCAGATGCGCACGCTGATCACGGATCAGATTCTTGCTTCGGGCGTGAACCCCAATCTGACGACGCCGACGGCGCTCACCGCTGCAAACCTCGCAGCGATCGCCGCCGGCACCTTCCGCGTCGCGTATCGCAAGAACTTCACCGACCTCGGCGTTCGCAACGAAGATTCGGATCGCCGCACTTTCCGTGCGGTTGCCGGCCTTCGCGGCACGTTCAACGAAGATTGGCAGTATGAAGTTTCGGCCAACTACGGCGAGTTCAAGGAAGACACGAAGGTTCTTGGCAACATCAATGTCCAGCGCTTCCTGCTGGCGATGGACGCCGGCCTCGATCCGGTGACGAACACGATCCGCTGCCGCTCGCAGTTCGCTCCCCGTCCGGGTGGCGGCGACGGCATCGGCGGCGATTTTGCCGACGCCCAGCTTGCTGCGGATATCGCGGCCTGCGTCCCGCTCAATCCGTTCGGACGCGGCGATGTGAGCGGCGCGCGCGACTATATCGTGCAGGACACGATTTCGCGTGCGAAGCAGACGCAGTTCATCCTGAGCGCGTTCGTGAGCGGCGATTCGAGCCAGTGGTTCGAACTCCCGGGCGGCCCGGTCGGCTTTGCTTTCGGTGGTGAATATCGCCGTGAAAAGCTGAAGTTCCAGGCCGATCCGCTCGTCGAAAACGGCATGACCTTCTATAACGCCCTGCCGACCTTCTCGGCTCCGGCGTTCGAAGTGAAGGAATTGTTCGGCGAACTTCGCCTGCCGCTGCTCGCCGACGTCCCGCTGGTTCGGGAGCTGACGGTTACCGCCGCTGGCCGCGTCGCGGACTACAAGGGTACGACGGGTACGGTGTTCGCCTATAATGTGGGCACCGAGTGGAAGCCGATCGAGGATCTGCGGCTCCGCGTGAACTATGCTCGCTCGGTTCGCGCCCCGAACCTGGTCGAGACCGGTTCGTCGGTTGGTCAGAACTTCGCGCCGGGCTTCCAGGATCCGTGCCGTCCGGCCAACATCGGTGCCGGGTCGGCGACGCGTGAGGCCAACTGCCGCGCTGAGCTGGGTGCCAATTTCGCGGGCTTCGATCTTCCGGCCTATTCGCTCGAAACCCTGAGCGGCGGCAACGAACTCCTGAAGCAGGAAAAGTCGAATTCGTGGACGATCGGCGGCGTGTATCAGCCGAGCTTCGCCCCCGGATTGTCGCTCACTGTCGACTATTACAGCATCAAGGTCGATGATGTGATCACCTCGCCGACGGCGCAGCAGATCGTCAACGCCTGTTACGATGCGGTGGATCTGAACAACCAGTTCTGCGATCTGTTCGATCGTCATGCCGGACCGGGTCAGGGTCCGGAAGATGAAGATCCGGGTCAGATCCTGGATGGCACGCTGCTGGTTATTCCGCTGAACTACGCAGCGCTGAAGGTTCGCGGCATCGACACCGAGATCGCCTATCGGCACAATTTCGAAGGCTTCGGTACGATCAGCGCCAAGCTGAACTACACGCATGTGCTGCAGAACGACACGTTCCTCAATCCGTCGGATGCTGGTCGTGCCGACCGGTTGCTGTACGAACTGGGTGACCCGCGCGACGAGTTCAAGTTCGACCTGAACGTGAAGTCGGGCCAGGTCAGCGTTGGTTACCAGCTGCGCTACATCGGCAAGATGGTCCTGAACCAGTATGAAGATATCTTCTCGGTTCAAGGCCGTGCGCCGCAGGATGCCGACTATGCAGATAGCCAGTGGTATCCGTCGGTCGTCTATCATGACGCGCGCATTGGTTGGGACTTCAAGGAAAACTCGCAGTTCTACCTTGGCGTCGACAACTTCATGAACAAGAAGCCGCCGTTCGGCCTGACGGGGATCGGCGCAGGCAGCGGCATCTACGACGTTCGTGGACGCTTCTTCTACGCCGGCGTGACCGCCAAGTTCTAA
- a CDS encoding MAPEG family protein: protein MTLPVTAFVAAVCALLLLATAIDTVRQRLRLKAAFGDHGDAKLISASRSHGNLAEYAPITIILLGLLETARANHMALMIIGAIFLIGRVAHVIGLYTPSEPGKAPLGRQVGVAATFGTLLVLGLWTLWILATQNL from the coding sequence ATGACTTTACCGGTAACCGCTTTTGTGGCCGCCGTTTGCGCGCTGCTGCTCCTCGCGACCGCGATCGACACAGTGCGCCAGCGGCTGCGCCTGAAAGCCGCGTTCGGCGATCACGGCGATGCGAAGCTGATCAGCGCCAGTCGCAGCCACGGCAATCTGGCCGAATATGCGCCGATCACGATCATCCTGCTCGGCCTGCTGGAGACGGCACGCGCCAATCATATGGCGCTGATGATCATCGGCGCGATCTTCCTCATCGGCCGCGTTGCGCATGTGATCGGGCTCTATACACCGTCCGAGCCGGGGAAGGCACCGCTCGGACGACAGGTCGGCGTCGCAGCCACCTTTGGTACGCTGCTCGTGCTCGGTCTCTGGACGCTGTGGATCCTTGCAACGCAGAACCTCTAG
- a CDS encoding cyclase family protein, whose translation MQFIDLSIPITNDVVSDPPVMRPDITYMTHENTWEQIAMFFPGLTKEDLPDGEGWAVEMLSLSTHNGTHMDAPWHYHSTTDSGASPAPSIDEAPLDLFFRPGVKLDFSDRPHGHVVSGAEVEAELMRIGHALQPLDIVLVQSGAIYGTDNFTDQGCGMGAEATLYLTERGVQVVGTDAWSWDAPFSHTARRWAETRDPSIIWEGHKAGRIRPYYQIEKLTNLAAIPATGFTFSCFPVKIERASAGWIRAVALVD comes from the coding sequence ATGCAGTTCATCGACCTTTCGATCCCGATCACCAACGACGTCGTGTCTGACCCGCCGGTGATGCGCCCCGACATTACCTATATGACCCACGAAAACACGTGGGAGCAGATCGCGATGTTCTTTCCCGGGCTGACCAAGGAGGATTTGCCCGACGGCGAAGGCTGGGCGGTCGAGATGCTGTCGCTCAGCACGCACAACGGCACGCATATGGACGCGCCGTGGCATTATCATTCGACGACCGACAGTGGCGCCTCACCTGCCCCGTCGATCGACGAAGCGCCGCTCGACCTCTTCTTTCGCCCCGGGGTGAAGCTCGATTTTTCGGACCGCCCGCACGGCCATGTCGTCAGCGGTGCCGAGGTCGAGGCCGAACTCATGCGCATCGGGCACGCGTTGCAGCCGCTCGACATCGTGCTTGTCCAGTCGGGGGCGATCTACGGCACCGACAATTTCACCGACCAGGGCTGCGGCATGGGCGCTGAGGCGACGCTCTATTTGACGGAGCGCGGCGTGCAGGTGGTCGGCACCGACGCATGGAGTTGGGACGCACCGTTCAGCCACACCGCAAGGCGCTGGGCCGAGACGCGCGACCCGTCGATCATCTGGGAAGGCCACAAGGCGGGGCGCATCCGGCCCTATTACCAGATCGAAAAGCTTACCAATTTGGCGGCGATCCCGGCCACCGGCTTCACCTTCAGCTGCTTTCCGGTGAAGATCGAGCGCGCGAGCGCGGGATGGATCCGCGCGGTGGCGCTGGTCGACTAG